In the Anser cygnoides isolate HZ-2024a breed goose chromosome 27, Taihu_goose_T2T_genome, whole genome shotgun sequence genome, one interval contains:
- the GTPBP3 gene encoding tRNA modification GTPase GTPBP3, mitochondrial isoform X1, with product MALRGALSAAGRRWAQQRLCCTARGDTIFAVSSGHGRCGVAVIRTSGPGSRGALRSLTGRPELPPPRVLALRRIRDPATAEPLDRGLVVWFPGPQSFTGEDCAELHVHGGPAVVSGVLRALGRLPGLRPAEPGEFTRRAFHRGKLDLTAAEGLGDLIHAETEAQRRQALRQMEGELGRLYQRWSETLTQALAHLEAYIDFSEDDNVEEEVLSQVDAAVRALEQELGAHLQDGRRGELLRGGVRAVIAGPPNVGKSSLLNLLCRRPAAIVSPVAGTTRDVVEVSLNVTGYPVVLSDTAGLRDATDPVEREGVSRARDRLQRADLVLAVLDATAVPAEPAGLGAAVGSLVPPAAPCILVLNKADLLGGDTGALRAACARGPPVPPATLLSCKTGDGIDRLLELLGQQLAQLCGDPLAGSPSLTQSRHSQHLGDCAAALARYGRHRARDLGLAAEQLRLARRHLGRITGHVGAEDVLDIIFRDFCVGK from the exons ATGGCGCTGCGCGGGGCGCTGAGCGCGGCGGGACGGAG gtggGCGCAGCAGCGCCTGTGCTGCACGGCGCGGGGCGACACCATCTTCGCCGTGTCCTCCGGGCACGGGCGCTGCGGGGTCGCCGTCATCCGCACCAGCGGGCCGGGCAGCCGGGGCGCCCTAAGGAGCCTGACGGGGCGCcccgagctgccccccccccgcgtcctGGCCCTGCGGCGCATCCGAGACCCCGCCACCGCCGAGCCCTTGGACCGCGGCCTCGTCGTCTGGTTCCCAG GCCCCCAGAGCTTCACGGGCGAGGACTGCGCCGAGCTGCACGTGCACGGCGGGCCGGCGGTGGTGAGCGGGGTGCTGCGGGCGCTGG GGCGCCTGCCCGGGCTGCGCCCCGCCGAGCCGGGCGAGTTCACGCGGCGAGCCTTCCACCGCGGGAAGCTGGACCTGACGGCCGCCGAGGGGCTCGGGGACCTCATCCACGCCGAGACGGAGGCGCAGCGGCGCCAGGCGCTGCGGCAGATGGAGGGCGAGCTGGGGAGGCTCTACCAGCGCTGGAGCGAGACCCTCACCCAG GCTCTTGCCCACCTCGAAGCCTACATCGACTTCAGCGAGGATGACAACGTGGAGGAAGAGGTGTTGTCGCAAG TGGACGCAGCCGTGCGGGCGCTGGAGCAGGAGCTCGGTGCCCACCTGCAGGACGGGCGCCGGGGGGAGCTGCTCCGCGGGGGGGTCCGCGCAGTCATCGCCGGCCCCCCCAACGTGGGCAAGAGCAGCCTGCTCAACCTGCTGT gcCGGCGCCCGGCAGCCATCGTGTCGCCGGTGGCGGGCACCACGCGGGACGTGGTGGAGGTGTCCCTCAACGTCACCGGTTACCCCGTGGTGCTGAGCGACACGGCCGGGCTGCGCGACGCCACCGACCCCGTCGAGCGAGAGGGCGTCAGCCGCGCGCGGGACCG gcTGCAGCGGGCAGACCTGGTGCTGGCCGTGCTGGATGCCACGGCCGTGCCCGCCGagccggcggggctgggggctgccgtgGGGTCCCTggtgccccccgccgccccctgcaTCCTGGTGCTCAACAAGGCCGacctgctggggggggacacgggggctcTGCGTGCCGCCTGCGCCCGGggaccccccgtgccccccgccacCCTTCTGTCCTGCAAGACGGGCGACGGCATCGACcgcctgctggagctgctggggcagcagttGGCACAGCT gtgcGGAGACCCCCTGGCCGGCTCGCCCAGCCTGACGCAGAGCCGGCACAGCCAGCACCTGGGGGACTGCGCGGCCGCGCTGGCGCGCTACGGCCGGCACCGCGCGCGGGACCTGGGGCTGGCGGCCGAGCAGCTGCGGCTGGCGCGGCGGCACCTGGGGCGCATCACCGGGCACGTGGGCGCCGAGGACGTCCTCGACATCATCTTCAGGGATTTCTGCGTCGGCAAGTGA
- the GTPBP3 gene encoding tRNA modification GTPase GTPBP3, mitochondrial isoform X2 — protein sequence MALRGALSAAGRRWAQQRLCCTARGDTIFAVSSGHGRCGVAVIRTSGPGSRGALRSLTGRPELPPPRVLALRRIRDPATAEPLDRGLVVWFPGRLPGLRPAEPGEFTRRAFHRGKLDLTAAEGLGDLIHAETEAQRRQALRQMEGELGRLYQRWSETLTQALAHLEAYIDFSEDDNVEEEVLSQVDAAVRALEQELGAHLQDGRRGELLRGGVRAVIAGPPNVGKSSLLNLLCRRPAAIVSPVAGTTRDVVEVSLNVTGYPVVLSDTAGLRDATDPVEREGVSRARDRLQRADLVLAVLDATAVPAEPAGLGAAVGSLVPPAAPCILVLNKADLLGGDTGALRAACARGPPVPPATLLSCKTGDGIDRLLELLGQQLAQLCGDPLAGSPSLTQSRHSQHLGDCAAALARYGRHRARDLGLAAEQLRLARRHLGRITGHVGAEDVLDIIFRDFCVGK from the exons ATGGCGCTGCGCGGGGCGCTGAGCGCGGCGGGACGGAG gtggGCGCAGCAGCGCCTGTGCTGCACGGCGCGGGGCGACACCATCTTCGCCGTGTCCTCCGGGCACGGGCGCTGCGGGGTCGCCGTCATCCGCACCAGCGGGCCGGGCAGCCGGGGCGCCCTAAGGAGCCTGACGGGGCGCcccgagctgccccccccccgcgtcctGGCCCTGCGGCGCATCCGAGACCCCGCCACCGCCGAGCCCTTGGACCGCGGCCTCGTCGTCTGGTTCCCAG GGCGCCTGCCCGGGCTGCGCCCCGCCGAGCCGGGCGAGTTCACGCGGCGAGCCTTCCACCGCGGGAAGCTGGACCTGACGGCCGCCGAGGGGCTCGGGGACCTCATCCACGCCGAGACGGAGGCGCAGCGGCGCCAGGCGCTGCGGCAGATGGAGGGCGAGCTGGGGAGGCTCTACCAGCGCTGGAGCGAGACCCTCACCCAG GCTCTTGCCCACCTCGAAGCCTACATCGACTTCAGCGAGGATGACAACGTGGAGGAAGAGGTGTTGTCGCAAG TGGACGCAGCCGTGCGGGCGCTGGAGCAGGAGCTCGGTGCCCACCTGCAGGACGGGCGCCGGGGGGAGCTGCTCCGCGGGGGGGTCCGCGCAGTCATCGCCGGCCCCCCCAACGTGGGCAAGAGCAGCCTGCTCAACCTGCTGT gcCGGCGCCCGGCAGCCATCGTGTCGCCGGTGGCGGGCACCACGCGGGACGTGGTGGAGGTGTCCCTCAACGTCACCGGTTACCCCGTGGTGCTGAGCGACACGGCCGGGCTGCGCGACGCCACCGACCCCGTCGAGCGAGAGGGCGTCAGCCGCGCGCGGGACCG gcTGCAGCGGGCAGACCTGGTGCTGGCCGTGCTGGATGCCACGGCCGTGCCCGCCGagccggcggggctgggggctgccgtgGGGTCCCTggtgccccccgccgccccctgcaTCCTGGTGCTCAACAAGGCCGacctgctggggggggacacgggggctcTGCGTGCCGCCTGCGCCCGGggaccccccgtgccccccgccacCCTTCTGTCCTGCAAGACGGGCGACGGCATCGACcgcctgctggagctgctggggcagcagttGGCACAGCT gtgcGGAGACCCCCTGGCCGGCTCGCCCAGCCTGACGCAGAGCCGGCACAGCCAGCACCTGGGGGACTGCGCGGCCGCGCTGGCGCGCTACGGCCGGCACCGCGCGCGGGACCTGGGGCTGGCGGCCGAGCAGCTGCGGCTGGCGCGGCGGCACCTGGGGCGCATCACCGGGCACGTGGGCGCCGAGGACGTCCTCGACATCATCTTCAGGGATTTCTGCGTCGGCAAGTGA
- the PLVAP gene encoding plasmalemma vesicle-associated protein has protein sequence MQKSSYAMAKFGLEAKEAMPKRDCGFYMKYVFLFTSLIQFLIILGLVLFMVYGNAHAGTDTHLRLLEEQMQDRYNKIITLSGRNANLTRTLNNTLKEKQGLQGTLQKVQRELDKCNSSQLPNATPKLQEMMRIMIYQKMMLEDYHMTIDLINANCSAEKAQLRSQLDKTALARKELEDNCAKASAALAKANQEREGCQQELLSTQTLCESTKSHLELLKRECNILRPDISISLQRIRETISPYSCNSVHEELRRLTQRTEGLFLQQQERDTMYREKSACDVNLLQCRFNCSREKQELEKRLQEADKQLKGGQEEKKKLLAEKEQLSKEVGEKSKAAVQANYLKQRLSICEGAKLDTFDITGSWVPGTLGGSVRPGPFASPSSYADPLRNLGIFGSAGKISMEEMQRLVQKMMEQYMATLRNPSG, from the exons ATGCAGAAGAGCAGCTACGCCATGGCCAAGTTCGGCTTGGAGGCCAAGGAGGCGATGCCCAAGCGGGACTGCGGCTTCTACATGAAGTACGTCTTCCTCTTCACGTCCCTCATCCAGTTCCTCATCATCCTGGGGCTGGTGCTCTTCATGGTGTACGGCAACGCGCACGCGGGCACCGACACGCACCTccggctgctggaggagcagatGCAGGACCGCTACAACAAGATCATCACCCTCAGCGGGAGGAACGCCAACCTGACCCGCACCCTCAACAACACCCTGAAGGagaagcaggggctgcagggcacgcTGCAGAAGGTGCAGCGCGAGCTGGACAAGTGCaacagcagccagctccccaATGCCACCCCCAAG ctgcaggaaatGATGAGGATCATGATCTACCAGAAGATGATGCTGGAGGATTACCACATGACCATCGACCTCATCAATGCCAACTGCAGCG CCGAAAAGGCGCAGCTGCGGAGCCAGCTGGACAAGACGGCCCTGGCgaggaaggagctggaggacaACTGCGCCAAGGCGAGCGCGGCGCTGGCCAAGGCCAACCAGGAGCGCGagggctgccagcaggagctgctcagcacccagacCCTGTGCGAATCCACCAAGTCCCACCTGGAGCTGCTGAAGCGCGAGTGCAACATCCTGCGCCCAGACATCAGCATCTCCCTCCAGCGCATCAGGGAGACGATAAGCCCCTACAGCTGCAACTCGGTGCACGAGGAGCTCAGGAGGCTGACGCAGCGCACCGAGGGgctcttcctccagcagcaggagcgCGACACCATGTACAGGGAGAAGAGCGCCTGCGACGTGAACCTGCTGCAGTGCCGCTTCAACTGCTCCCGGGagaagcaggagctggagaagcGGCTGCAGGAGGCCGACAAGCAGCTGAAGGGCGgccaggaggagaagaagaagctgCTGGCGGAGAAGGAGCAGCTCAGCAAGGAGGTGGGGGAGAAGAGCAAAGCCGCCGTGCAAGCCAACTACTTGAAGCAGCGGCTCAGCATCTGCGAGGGCGCCAAG CTGGACACCTTCGACATCACGGGCTCGTGGGTGCCGGGGACCCTGGGGGGCAGCGTGCGGCCGGGGCCCTtcgccagccccagctcctACGCAGATCCTCTGAGGAACCTGGGCATCTTCGGCAGCGCGG GCAAAATCAGCATGGAGGAGATGCAGCGGTTGGTGCAGAAGATGATGGAGCAGTACATGGCCACGCTGAGGAACCCCAG cgGCTAG
- the LOC125180701 gene encoding ribonuclease Y-like isoform X1, whose protein sequence is MDPAVPKATLKVLGLCVALLVLVAAVTVSVAVLLWRSEALGMLRGCRERAANESRVLELRLAELEQDRARLQRAAAESARAEDARRRELAQAREEGEKLNSSLASCRERAARLEANATALRDEALALRRERAELARRNAALQEELAQGAEQAKGLRQRLEEAEEQRRALRARGEKCEARQKELEKTLRDYAAEAEALRRRRVGSRTARRRCSPSRKG, encoded by the exons ATGGACCCCGCGGTGCCCAAAGCCACGCTgaaggtgctggggctgtgcgtggcgctgctggtgctggtggcgGCGGTGACAGTCTCGGTGGCCGTGCTGCTGTGGCGCTCGGAGGCTCTGGGGAtgctgcggggctgccgggAGCGGGCGGCCAACGAGAGCCGGGTGCTGGAGCTGCGCCTGGCCGAGCTGGAGCAGGATCGTGCCCGGCTGCAGCGCGCCGCGGCCGAGAGCGCGCGGGCAGAGGATGCTCGGCGCCGGGAGCTGGCCCAAGCACGCGAGGAGGGCGAGAAGCTCAATTCCAGCTTGGCGTCCTGCCGGGAGCGGGCG gccaGGCTGGAGGCCAACGCGACGGCGCTGCGGGACGAGGCGCTGGCGCTGCGGCGCGAGCGGGCTGAGCTGGCCCGCAGGAACGCGGCTCTGCAAG AGGAGCTGGCACAGGGCGCAGAGCAGGCGAAGGGGCTGCGGCAGCGGctggaggaggcggaggagcaGCGGCGAGCGCTGCGGGCACGCGGGGAGAAGTGTGAGGCTCGGCAGAAAGAGCTCGAGAAAACCCT GAGGGACTACGCGGCCGAGGCGGAGGCGCTGCGACGGCGGCGGGTGGGGTCCCGCACGGCCAGGCGCAGGTGCTCCCCTTCCCG GAAGGGCTGA
- the LOC125180701 gene encoding ribonuclease Y-like isoform X2, which translates to MDPAVPKATLKVLGLCVALLVLVAAVTVSVAVLLWRSEALGMLRGCRERAANESRVLELRLAELEQDRARLQRAAAESARAEDARRRELAQAREEGEKLNSSLASCRERAARLEANATALRDEALALRRERAELARRNAALQEELAQGAEQAKGLRQRLEEAEEQRRALRARGEKCEARQKELEKTLRDYAAEAEALRRRRVGSRTARRRKG; encoded by the exons ATGGACCCCGCGGTGCCCAAAGCCACGCTgaaggtgctggggctgtgcgtggcgctgctggtgctggtggcgGCGGTGACAGTCTCGGTGGCCGTGCTGCTGTGGCGCTCGGAGGCTCTGGGGAtgctgcggggctgccgggAGCGGGCGGCCAACGAGAGCCGGGTGCTGGAGCTGCGCCTGGCCGAGCTGGAGCAGGATCGTGCCCGGCTGCAGCGCGCCGCGGCCGAGAGCGCGCGGGCAGAGGATGCTCGGCGCCGGGAGCTGGCCCAAGCACGCGAGGAGGGCGAGAAGCTCAATTCCAGCTTGGCGTCCTGCCGGGAGCGGGCG gccaGGCTGGAGGCCAACGCGACGGCGCTGCGGGACGAGGCGCTGGCGCTGCGGCGCGAGCGGGCTGAGCTGGCCCGCAGGAACGCGGCTCTGCAAG AGGAGCTGGCACAGGGCGCAGAGCAGGCGAAGGGGCTGCGGCAGCGGctggaggaggcggaggagcaGCGGCGAGCGCTGCGGGCACGCGGGGAGAAGTGTGAGGCTCGGCAGAAAGAGCTCGAGAAAACCCT GAGGGACTACGCGGCCGAGGCGGAGGCGCTGCGACGGCGGCGGGTGGGGTCCCGCACGGCCAGGCGCAG GAAGGGCTGA
- the LOC106047950 gene encoding golgin subfamily A member 6-like protein 4, translating to MEGCCLRCRLWHRQSWRMCVALAIGVAVVVLVTALPSSEEPPRGLEGLEQLGTAQRELQAQVAALGQALAVTNQSLAEALAVTNRSLAEALAVTSRSLTEVRGQWESCRNELDALKSTVSELTQRLAQLQHHRDEQEANVVQLQENNRELQERLERQEHQLKEAQRSRSNLQSQIWNALSEIQSIRSWRSSGTSVTFPGVAVPLVLLALLFAGTLLL from the exons ATGGAGGgctgctgcctgcgctgccGCCTCTGGCACAGGCAGTCCTGGAGGATGTGCGTGGCCCTGGCCATCGGGGTGGCCGTGGTGGTCCTGGTGACAGCCCTCCCCTCCTCGGAGGAGCCACCGAGGGGCTtggaagggctggagcagctggggacGGCGCAGCGGGAGCTGCAGGCGCAGGTGGCCGCGCTGGGGCAGGCGCTGGCCGTCACCAACCAGTCCCTCGCCGAGGCGCTGGCCGTCACCAACCGGTCCCTCGCCGAGGCGCTGGCCGTCACCAGCAGGTCCCTCACCGAGGTGCGGGGGCAgtgggagagctgcagaaacGAGCTG GACGCGCTGAAGAGCACCGTCTCGGAGCTGACACAGCGTTtagcccagctgcagcaccacagGGACGAGCAGGAGGCCAACGTGGTGCAGCTGCAAG AGAACAACAGGGAGCTCCAGGAGAGGCTGGAACGGCAAGAGCATCAGCTGaaggaggctcagaggagcAG GAGCAACCTCCAGTCGCAGATCTGGAACGCGTTGTCAGAGATCCAGTCCATACGGAGCTGGCGTTCGAGTGGGACCAGCGTGACATTCCCTGGCGTGGCTGTGCCCCTCgtcctcctggctctgctcttcGCAGGGACGCTGCTGCTTTGA
- the CILP2 gene encoding cartilage intermediate layer protein 2, which yields MGELPLALLALAALRCAGAPESLENDSEPGKSGAPGKPWKAAPSLADLDLDTAGGGAEWTSWFNIDHPGGDGDYESLEAIRFYYRGRVCERPVAIQARTTEWELPEDVGEVVHFSPKKGFRCVNKEQPQGKTCSNYHIRFLCPLEHIYWSHWSSWSPCSRSACGSSGTQTRQRRCVNAQVVAALKELKCKGKAVERRACSAGPCPEPTWTEWGAWGPCSRSCGSAGTRVRRRSCKNAKKLLCAGRPAEVQKCPPSPCPACPEHTLQGTVVSATGAALPGARIYLEGRPPVLVARSDTRGSFHVAGVCEGTAANVSAHRDGFVPGLAPITSNGSGVSVAHVTLQKLEKPYMVLHPKPKVRVAGQEVTFCCKASGTPVPKKYYWYHNGTLLDRKAHKYGSRLELRALVPAQAGTYHCKASTEAGAIRSAPAQLTVLAQGQQSCNPKPEPSLIELPAECRQDAKGSRYYDVGHCPPAPCAGSPADGKQCGAGARRCCGVRRMEVREIQCGGSVLPIKVVAKCGCGPCAQPRVLVQGRVTAADTSEPLRFGQIFLGRKKIGFTGYQGSFTIEVPPDTQRLVARFVDRQQRFVDAIKVLPFNSRGGAVYQEVKMMRKKEPVELDAGRTNAIPLGEVRGQEPVGELIIPAGTFLRPSGEVFSGTVKASVTFLDPRDVATAGAASSDLSFANAEGEIVPLRTYGMFAVDFREGDSGEALQTGPVEVRMDAGQIRMPEHLKKMKLWSLNPETGLWEEEGVFRPAKERRGKREERTFLVGNMEIRERRLFNLDVPEDRRCFVKVRAYSNEKFNPYEQLEGVVISLINLEPQPGFPANPRAWGRFDSVVTGPNGACLPAFCDARRPDAYSAYLTATLGGEELEAVASSPRLNPSAVGVSQPYLNKLGYRRLDHDDPSFKKTAFQINVAKPDPNNIDETNGPVYPYRSLKECEEAPVSANHFRFYRVEVDKYEYNVVPFKESDLTSWTGDYLAWWPNPQEFRACFIKVRIEGPQEYMVRSRNVGGSHPRTRGQLYGLRDTRSVRDALLENSSGACVEFKCSGMLYDQSLVDRTLVSIIPQGSCRRTAVNGLLRDYLARHPPVADTNNTAAFTMLAPVDPLGHNYGIYTVTDQNPRLAKEIAIGRCFDGTSDGFSREMKSDAGVAVTFTCQERPAGRESFFQRLLTSPAEALDEIRREMGTGEMRRAPPEVLDFASGVRALSPTPTRRTPSSRRRMGRTRAQQ from the exons GTGGAGGGGCCGAGTGGACGTCCTGGTTCAACATCGACCACcccgggggggacggggactACGAGAGCCTGGAGGCCATTCGCTTCTACTACCGCGGGCGCGTGTGCGAGCGGCCCGTGGCCATCCAGGCCCGCACCACCGAGTGGGAGCTGCCCGAGGACGTGGGTGAAGTCGTGCACTTCAGCCCCAAGAAGGGCTTTCGGTGCGTCAACAAGGAGCAGCCGCAGGGCAAGACCTGCTCCAACTACCACATCCGCTTCCTCTGCCCGCTGG AGCACATCTACTGGTCGCACTGGTCCTCCTGGAGCCCCTGCTCGCGGAGCGCCTGCGGCAGCAGCGGCACCCAGACCCGCCAGCGCCGCTGCGTCAACGCGCAGGTGGTGGCCGCGCTGAAGGAGCTCAAGTGCAAGGGCAAGGCGGTGGAGCGGCGGGCGTGCAGCGCTGGCCCCTGCCCAG agccGACGTGGACGGAGTGGGGCGCGTGGGGGCCCTGCTCCCGCAGCTGCGGCAGCGCCGGGACACGTGTCCGCCGCCGGAGCTGCAAGAACGCCAAGAAGCTGCTGTGCGCCGGGCGCCCCGCCGAGGTGCAGAAGTGCCCCCCCTCGCCCTGCCCAG CCTGCCCTGAGCACACCCTGCAGGGCACCGTCGTCTCCGCCACCGGCGCAGCGCTGCCCGGTGCCCGCATCTACCTGGAGGGCCGCCCGCCGGTGCTGGTGGCCCGCAGTGACACGCGTGGCAGCTTCCACGTGGCTGGGGTGTGTGAGGGCACCGCCGCCAACGTCAGCGCCCACCGTGACGGCTTCGTCCCGGGACTGGCACCCATCACCTCCAACGGCTCCGGCGTGTCGGTGGCACACGTGACGCTGCAGAAGCTGG AGAAGCCCTACATGGTGCTGCACCCCAAGCCGAAGGTGCGGGTGGCCGGGCAGGAGGTGACCTTCTGCTGCAAAGCCTCGGGCACCCCCGTGCCCAAGAAGTACTACTG gtACCACAACGGGACGCTGCTGGACAGGAAGGCGCACAAGTACGGCAGCCGCCTGGAGCTGCGGGCGCTGGTGCCAGCGCAGGCTGGCACCTACCACTGCAAGGCCAGCACTGAGGCAGGCGCCATCAGGTCGGCACCGGCGCAGCTCACCGTGCTGG cccagggccagcagagctgcaacCCAAAGCCAGAGCCCAGCCTCATCGAGCTGCCCGCCGAGTGCCGGCAGGACGCCAAGGGCTCCCGGTACTACGACGTGGGGCACTGCCCGCCGGCACCGTGCGCCGGCAGCCCGGCTGATGGGAAGCAATGCGGGGCGGGCGCGCGGCGCTGCTGCGGCGTGCGGCGCATGGAGGTGCGGGAGATCCAGTGCGGCGGCTCTGTCCTGCCCATCAAGGTGGTGGCCAAGTGCGGCTGCGGGCCCTGCGCCCAGCCCCGCGTTCTGGTGCAGGGACGGGTGACGGCGGCCGACACCAGCGAGCCCCTGCGCTTCGGGCAGATCTtcctggggaggaagaagaTCGGCTTCACCGGCTACCAGGGCTCCTTCACCATCGAGGTGCCGCCGGACACGCAGCGCCTGGTGGCCCGCTTCGTGGACCGGCAGCAGCGCTTCGTGGACGCCATCAAGGTCCTGCCCTTCAACAGCCGGGGCGGTGCGGTCTACCAGGAGGTCAAGATGATGCGGAAGAAGGAGCCGGTGGAGCTGGACGCCGGCCGGACCAACGCCATCCCTCTGGGCGAGGTGAGGGGCCAGGAGCCCGTTGGGGAGCTCATCATCCCTGCCGGCACCTTCCTCCGTCCCTCCGGGGAGGTTTTCAGCGGCACCGTCAAAGCCAGCGTCACCTTCCTGGACCCCAGGGACGTCGCCACGgcaggcgccgcctccagcgACCTGAGCTTCGCCAACGCCGAGGGGGAGATCGTCCCCCTGCGGACCTACGGCATGTTCGCCGTGGACTTTCGGGAAGGGGATTCGGGCGAGGCGCTGCAGACGGGGCCGGTGGAGGTGCGGATGGACGCGGGGCAGATCCGGATGCCGGAGCACCTGAAGAAGATGAAGCTGTGGTCCTTGAACCCCGAGACCGGCttgtgggaggaggagggcgtCTTCCGCCCGGCCAAGGAGAGGCGCgggaagagggaggagaggacCTTCCTCGTGGGGAACATGGAGATCCGCGAGCGGCGCCTCTTCAACCTGGACGTGCCGGAGGACCGCCGCTGCTTCGTCAAGGTCAGGGCTTACAGCAACGAGAAGTTCAACCCCTACGAGCAGCTGGAGGGGGTGGTCATCAGCCTCATCAACCTGGAGCCCCAGCCCGGCTTCCCCGCCAACCCGCGGGCCTGGGGCCGCTTCGACAGCGTGGTCACTGGCCCCAACGGCGCCTGCCTGCCCGCCTTCTGCGATGCCCGGCGCCCCGACGCCTACTCGGCGTATCTCACCGCCACGCTGGGCGGTGAGGAGCTGGAGGCCGTGGCCTCCAGCCCCAGGCTCAACCCCAGCGCCGTGGGGGTGTCCCAGCCCTACCTGAACAAGCTGGGCTACCGCCGGCTGGACCACGATGACCCCAGCTTCAAGAAGACGGCCTTCCAGATCAACGTGGCCAAGCCCGACCCCAACAACATCGACGAGACCAACGGCCCCGTCTACCCCTACCGCAGCCTCAAGGAGTGCGAGGAGGCGCCGGTGAGCGCCAACCACTTCCGATTCTACCGCGTGGAGGTGGACAAGTACGAGTACAATGTAGTGCCCTTCAAGGAGAGCGACCTGACCTCCTGGACCGGCGACTACCTGGCGTGGTGGCCCAACCCGCAGGAGTTCAGGGCGTGCTTCATCAAGGTGCGGATCGAGGGGCCGCAGGAGTACATGGTGAGGTCCCGCAACGTGGGGGGCAGCCACCCCCGCACCCGGGGGCAGCTCTACGGGCTGCGCGACACCCGCAGCGTGCGGGACGCCCTGCTGGAGAACAGCTCGGGAGCCTGCGTGGAGTTCAAGTGCAGCGGGATGCTCTACGACCAGAGCCTGGTGGACCGCACCTTGGTCTCCATCATCCCCCAGGGCAGCTGCCGCCGCACGGCCGTCAACGGCCTCCTGAGGGACTACCTGGCCCGGCACCCGCCGGTGGCCGACACCAACAACACGGCCGCCTTCACCATGCTGGCGCCGGTCGACCCGCTGGGGCACAACTACGGCATCTACACGGTGACGGACCAGAACCCGCGCCTGGCCAAGGAGATCGCCATCGGCCGCTGCTTCGACGGCACCTCGGACGGCTTCTCGAGGGAGATGAAGTCAGACGCGGGCGTTGCCGTCACCTTCACCTGCCAGGAGCGGCCGGCGGGGCGCGAGAGCTTCTTCCAGCGCCTGCTCACTTCGCCGGCCGAGGCGCTGGATGAGATCCGGCGCGAGATGGGGACCGGCGAGAtgcgccgggccccccccgagGTGCTGGACTTTGCCTCCGGCGTGCGAGCCCTGAGCCCCACGCCGACCCGCCGGACCCCCAGCAGCCGGCGGAGGATGGGCCGGACCCGGGCGCAGCAGTGA